CCCGAACCCATTCAATCCAAGCACCACCCTCTCCTACACGCTGAACGAAGCTTCTCAGGTTTCCCTGAAAGTGTACAATATGCTGGGAGCCGAAATAGCAACCCTGGTAAATGAACGTCAACCTGCCGGACAAAAAACCGTTAGCTGGAATGCACTTACTTCGTCAGGTGGTGCCCTTCCCTCCGGAATGTACATCTACCAGCTAAAAGCCGGGAACCAGGTACTCACCAAAAAGATGACGCTGATTAAGTAAACATCTGTTCAATTTATAGCACGTCATTGCGAGTCCCGAAAGTCGGGATGCGACCGAAGGGTGCAAATACAGTGGCAATCTCCCGAATAAATATTTGAGCTTAGTTATGGAGATCGCTTCGTCGTAAGAAAACAAAACCTACTAAAACAAGTGAGTTCCTCGCGATGACGGGCTGTTTTGGTCAGATCCATGTCAAAGATGGCAGTGTCTCCCCCTCTTGCAAAATTACACAAAGCTATTATCTTTACCTCGTTCCGTAGGTCACCTGCGGAACGCCCCCCCCCCCCGGAAGCTCTGCTTCCTTAAGTCTACACACCAACTTCTATACATTAAAACTATCGCATTCTGAGGCAGAACGAGGGATGAATAACATTTTAGTATCATGCCAAAGCCGCAAAAAGTTTTTAAGAACCCCATTACTCTTTGTGATGCTTTGTGACTTCGTGCCTTCGTGGCCTTCTTCTCTCTCGCCACCAAGACACAAGGGCACTAAGATTCACTAAGTTTTTTTTTGCCTCCATCCCCTTTGTGGCCTCCTCTTTTCTCGCCACCAGGACACAAGGACACTAAGGTTCACCAAGTTTTTGTGCTCATTACGGTGCTCTGCTTCCTAAAATCTTCTCACAAGCTTGTGTGATATAAAACTATTCAGTTACTTCAATTAAAACCGAACACCTGCGCTCGTTAAACGCGGGGGAGTTATTGGGCTTTGAGTTACCTTAACTAATCCAGGTAAAGTTCGTAAGGCAAAACCTCATTAATAATTCTCTGGCAAATATCTGTGATAGATTCCGGCAAGTATATTTTAGGTAAAGGGCAATCCCTTGCTCCTGACTCTACAACTTATCTTCTCAAGGATTTTGTAATTGGTATAACGGAATATCCTGAACCGACTGAAACGGGGCAATGGCATGCACATAAGAATCCACTGATTAGTTTTGTATTGAAAGGCGGGAATATTGAAAACAGAAAAAGTAAACAGATAGAAAGAGTTTGCGGTAGTATTAACTATTATCATGCCTACGAGCCTCACCAAAATATCTATCAGGTATTTCCTTCAAAACATTTAAGTATTGAAATAGATAATGCGTTTCTGCAGAAATACGAACTTCAGGAATATCAGATCAATGCAGCCATTGAAAATCATCCTTTTAGTAAATTCATTTTCTTAAATATTCTAAAAGAAGTTCTCTTCAAAGATTCTTTTACTCAGGAGGCAGTCAAAATGCTTTTCCTTGAAATGGTTAATCATGCCTCTTTTTTAAATAATAGTAATGCTTGCCCTGACTGGGTACCTGTGCTGAGAGAAATCCTCAACGACAATTGGA
The genomic region above belongs to Gracilimonas sp. and contains:
- a CDS encoding AraC family transcriptional regulator — encoded protein: MIDSGKYILGKGQSLAPDSTTYLLKDFVIGITEYPEPTETGQWHAHKNPLISFVLKGGNIENRKSKQIERVCGSINYYHAYEPHQNIYQVFPSKHLSIEIDNAFLQKYELQEYQINAAIENHPFSKFIFLNILKEVLFKDSFTQEAVKMLFLEMVNHASFLNNSNACPDWVPVLREILNDNWNQQLSLQKLSNEVGVHPVTISGNFRKYFSTTFGEYMRKIKIERSLKMIKESNHSLTQVAYACGFADQSHFTRTFKNQIGFLPKQYQDL